Proteins encoded by one window of Blautia argi:
- the cdaA gene encoding diadenylate cyclase CdaA: protein MGRIFDFLENYFGAFASFSTIRWIDIVEILLIAVFVYQFMLWIRNTRAYSLLKGILIVLVFTFIAYLLEMNTILWLVYNAGGYAITAILIIFQPELRKALEELGHKKIVSTLIPFDSNKKEETGRFSDRTVNEIVRASFEMGAVKTGALIVIEEDTILNEFIRTGINLDSLISSQLLINIFEHNTPLHDGAVIVRGDRIVAATCYLPLSDNLELNKNLGTRHRAGVGISEVSDSLTIIVSEETGRVSVANRGRLQVGVTKEELREILKVEQNNVKQEKLKNKRKFWKGLMKNEKKSDE, encoded by the coding sequence ATGGGCAGGATTTTTGATTTTCTGGAAAATTATTTTGGCGCCTTTGCGTCCTTTTCCACGATTCGCTGGATTGATATTGTAGAAATACTGCTGATAGCAGTATTTGTATATCAGTTCATGCTTTGGATTAGAAATACCAGAGCCTATTCTCTTTTAAAGGGTATTTTAATTGTATTAGTATTTACGTTTATTGCATATCTTCTGGAAATGAACACCATTTTATGGTTGGTGTACAATGCCGGTGGATATGCCATTACGGCAATTCTGATTATTTTTCAGCCGGAGCTTAGAAAAGCGCTGGAAGAACTGGGACATAAGAAAATTGTGAGTACCCTGATTCCCTTTGACAGTAATAAAAAAGAAGAAACAGGACGTTTCAGTGACAGAACGGTGAATGAAATTGTACGCGCCAGTTTTGAAATGGGTGCAGTAAAGACTGGAGCATTGATTGTTATTGAAGAAGATACCATTTTAAATGAGTTTATCAGAACCGGGATTAATCTGGACTCTTTAATCAGCAGTCAGCTGTTAATTAATATTTTTGAACATAATACACCGCTTCATGACGGAGCAGTCATTGTAAGGGGTGACAGAATTGTAGCAGCAACCTGTTATCTGCCGCTGTCGGATAATCTGGAACTGAATAAAAATCTGGGAACCAGGCACAGAGCCGGAGTGGGTATCAGTGAGGTCAGTGATTCCCTTACCATTATTGTGTCAGAAGAAACGGGAAGAGTTTCTGTGGCAAACCGGGGCAGACTTCAGGTCGGTGTGACAAAAGAGGAATTAAGGGAAATCCTGAAAGTAGAACAGAATAACGTAAAACAGGAAAAACTGAAAAATAAAAGAAAGTTTTGGAAGGGACTGATGAAGAATGAAAAAAAGTCTGATGAATAA
- a CDS encoding ComF family protein: protein MISKAGKLFLDILYPRRCPVCHDIAMPRGSRICKGCRGKLKPVTGPRCFKCSKPLKSGEQEYCRDCQKSRLFDEGIGIFPYSSILQESLFKLKYGKRQEYGSFYGQIAAVYSRELIKKWKIEVLIPIPLHQKRIEKRGYNQAELIAEALGRSLQLPVDSCLIKRKVNTRPQKELDYKERKRNMKGAFSLSKKNPYHCVLLVDDIYTTGTTMEAAAKLLKDSGTERVFFLTIAIGADS from the coding sequence TTGATAAGCAAAGCAGGAAAATTATTTTTAGATATTCTGTACCCCAGGCGCTGCCCTGTCTGTCATGATATTGCAATGCCAAGGGGGAGCAGAATTTGCAAAGGCTGCAGGGGAAAATTAAAGCCTGTGACAGGACCCAGATGCTTTAAATGTTCTAAGCCTCTGAAAAGTGGGGAGCAGGAATACTGCAGAGATTGTCAAAAATCGCGTCTTTTTGATGAGGGAATCGGAATATTCCCTTACAGTTCAATTCTTCAGGAATCTTTATTTAAGCTGAAATACGGAAAGCGGCAGGAATACGGCAGCTTTTATGGACAAATCGCAGCAGTTTATTCACGTGAACTTATAAAAAAATGGAAGATAGAGGTACTTATCCCCATTCCTCTGCATCAAAAGAGAATAGAAAAAAGAGGATATAACCAGGCAGAGCTTATTGCAGAAGCATTAGGAAGAAGCCTGCAGCTTCCGGTTGATTCCTGTCTTATCAAAAGAAAAGTCAATACCAGACCGCAAAAGGAATTGGATTATAAAGAAAGAAAACGGAATATGAAGGGCGCTTTTTCTCTTTCAAAAAAGAATCCTTATCATTGCGTTTTGCTGGTAGATGATATTTATACAACCGGAACAACCATGGAGGCGGCTGCAAAGCTTTTAAAAGACAGCGGAACAGAAAGGGTATTCTTCCTTACCATTGCCATAGGCGCAGATAGCTGA
- the recD2 gene encoding SF1B family DNA helicase RecD2, with product MEEIIEGYVDHIIYRNQDNGYTVACLVVDGEELTCVGTFQFLNEGENIRAKGHYTEHPSYGQQFSVYSYEAVIPQDSLAMERYLGSGAIKGVGAALAARIVKKFGEDTLRIIDEEPERLAEIKGISERKAREIAEQVEEKSDMRKAMMFLQQYGISQNLGAKIYQQYKQDMYRILKENPYKMAEDISGVGFKIADEIAARIGIHTDSDYRIRSGLLYILLQSTVEGHVYLPQKILLQRAEGLLGVKAQYMEKHIADLSIDRKIVLKEIETQAGKERIVYASQYYQTELHTAQMLHELNLKDTADDRVIQDKIRRIQKSENIELDEMQQKAVAEAVKNGLLIVTGGPGTGKTTTINAIIRYFEMEGLDIALAAPTGRAAKRMTEATGYDAKTIHRLLELSGMPEESSGGIYFERNAQNPLEADVIIIDEMSMVDIFLMHALLSAIVSGTRLILVGDVNQLPSVGPGSVLKDIISSGKFSVVELVKIFRQASQSDIVVNAHKINQGIPVSLDNKSMDFFFLKRYDANVIISVLITLIQKKLPKFVDAEPYDIQVLTPMRKGLLGVERLNVILQQYLNPPEKEKKEKEYRNGLFREGDKVMQIKNNYQIEWEVRGLYGIPVEKGVGVFNGDTGILREINAFAETVTVEFEERKFVEYSFKQLDELELAYAITIHKAQGSEYPAVVIPLLGGPKMLMNRNLLYTAVTRARKCVTLVGDENTFYEMENNRMEQNRYTTLDLRIKESY from the coding sequence GTGGAAGAAATCATAGAGGGATATGTAGACCATATTATATACCGTAATCAGGACAATGGATATACAGTTGCCTGTTTGGTTGTAGATGGAGAGGAGCTGACCTGTGTAGGAACCTTTCAGTTTTTAAATGAAGGAGAAAATATTAGGGCAAAAGGGCATTATACAGAACATCCGTCCTATGGACAGCAGTTTTCCGTATATTCTTATGAAGCAGTGATTCCCCAGGATTCTTTGGCTATGGAGCGCTATCTGGGGTCAGGAGCTATAAAGGGAGTAGGCGCAGCTCTGGCTGCCAGAATCGTGAAAAAATTCGGAGAGGACACACTGAGAATTATTGATGAAGAGCCGGAGCGGCTTGCTGAGATAAAGGGTATCAGTGAAAGAAAGGCCAGAGAAATTGCCGAACAGGTGGAGGAAAAGTCAGATATGAGGAAAGCCATGATGTTTTTGCAGCAATATGGCATTTCTCAGAACCTGGGGGCAAAAATCTATCAGCAGTACAAGCAGGATATGTATCGAATCCTCAAAGAAAATCCTTACAAAATGGCTGAAGATATCAGCGGGGTGGGATTTAAGATTGCAGATGAAATTGCAGCCAGAATCGGGATTCATACAGATTCTGATTATCGTATCAGAAGCGGCCTTTTGTACATATTATTGCAGTCCACGGTGGAGGGGCATGTGTATCTTCCGCAGAAGATTTTGCTGCAGAGGGCAGAGGGGCTGCTGGGAGTAAAGGCACAGTATATGGAAAAACACATTGCAGACCTTTCCATTGACCGAAAAATTGTTTTAAAAGAAATAGAAACACAGGCAGGCAAAGAGCGTATTGTATACGCCAGCCAGTATTATCAGACAGAACTTCATACAGCCCAGATGCTTCATGAGCTGAATTTAAAGGATACGGCAGATGACCGTGTGATTCAGGATAAAATCAGGAGAATCCAGAAAAGCGAAAATATCGAGCTTGATGAAATGCAGCAAAAGGCAGTGGCAGAAGCTGTAAAAAATGGATTACTGATTGTTACCGGAGGCCCCGGAACAGGAAAGACTACAACCATTAACGCGATTATCCGTTATTTCGAGATGGAGGGCTTGGACATTGCCCTGGCAGCGCCTACAGGAAGAGCGGCAAAGCGTATGACAGAGGCAACCGGATATGATGCAAAGACCATACACCGCCTTTTGGAATTATCGGGAATGCCGGAGGAATCTTCAGGAGGGATTTACTTTGAGAGAAATGCCCAGAATCCTCTGGAAGCAGATGTGATTATCATAGACGAAATGTCTATGGTGGATATTTTCCTCATGCATGCCCTTTTATCAGCCATTGTATCAGGTACCAGGCTGATTTTGGTAGGCGATGTGAATCAGCTTCCCAGCGTGGGACCGGGAAGTGTTCTGAAGGATATTATTTCTTCCGGAAAATTTTCAGTAGTGGAACTGGTAAAAATCTTCCGTCAGGCGTCCCAAAGCGATATTGTGGTGAATGCACATAAAATTAATCAGGGCATTCCCGTTTCCCTGGATAATAAGAGCATGGATTTCTTCTTTTTAAAGAGATACGACGCCAATGTTATCATCAGCGTGCTGATTACGCTGATACAGAAAAAACTTCCGAAATTTGTTGATGCAGAGCCCTATGATATTCAGGTGCTGACTCCTATGCGGAAAGGACTTTTGGGAGTAGAGCGGCTGAATGTGATTTTACAGCAGTATCTGAATCCGCCGGAAAAGGAAAAGAAAGAAAAGGAATACAGAAACGGCCTTTTCCGTGAAGGCGATAAGGTAATGCAGATTAAAAATAATTATCAGATTGAGTGGGAAGTCAGGGGACTGTATGGGATTCCGGTAGAAAAGGGCGTGGGCGTCTTTAATGGAGATACCGGTATTCTGAGAGAAATCAATGCTTTTGCAGAAACTGTTACCGTAGAGTTTGAGGAGCGGAAATTTGTGGAATATTCTTTCAAACAACTGGACGAGCTGGAACTGGCATATGCAATTACTATACATAAAGCGCAGGGAAGCGAATATCCGGCAGTGGTGATTCCCCTTCTGGGAGGACCTAAAATGTTAATGAACCGGAATTTGCTTTATACGGCAGTGACCCGTGCCAGAAAATGTGTAACTCTGGTGGGAGATGAGAACACTTTTTATGAAATGGAAAACAACCGCATGGAGCAAAACAGGTATACGACCCTGGATTTGCGTATAAAGGAGAGCTATTGA
- the mreB gene encoding rod shape-determining protein has translation MAASDIGIDLGTASILVYAKGKGIVLKEPSVVAYDKESNKIKAVGEEARQMIGRTPGNIVAVRPLRQGVISDYEVTEKMLKYFISKAIGKRAFRKPRISICAPSGITEVEKKAVEEATYQAGAREVSIIEEPIAAAIGAGIDITRPFGNMIVDIGGGTTDVAVISLGGTVVSTSIKVAGDDFDEAITRYVRKKHNLMIGERTAEDIKIQIGTVYATPQAKSMEVKGRDTITGLPKSVTLNSEEIREALKDASAQIMETIHSILEKTPPELAADVAERGIVLTGGGALLGGLEELIEEETGINTIVAEEPALAVAIGTGQYMELMSKMNGRL, from the coding sequence ATGGCAGCATCAGATATTGGAATTGATCTTGGAACAGCCAGTATCCTTGTCTATGCCAAGGGTAAAGGAATTGTTTTGAAGGAACCTTCCGTGGTTGCATATGATAAAGAAAGTAATAAGATAAAGGCAGTGGGAGAGGAAGCCCGGCAGATGATTGGAAGAACACCGGGAAATATTGTAGCAGTCAGGCCTCTGCGTCAGGGTGTCATATCGGATTATGAGGTTACGGAAAAAATGCTGAAATATTTTATTTCCAAGGCCATTGGAAAAAGAGCGTTTCGGAAACCCCGTATCAGCATCTGTGCGCCCAGTGGAATTACGGAGGTAGAGAAAAAGGCTGTGGAAGAGGCAACCTATCAGGCAGGAGCCAGAGAAGTGTCGATTATAGAGGAACCCATTGCCGCTGCCATTGGAGCAGGAATTGACATTACCAGACCGTTTGGAAATATGATTGTGGATATCGGAGGCGGAACGACAGATGTAGCGGTGATTTCTCTGGGAGGCACAGTTGTTTCCACATCGATTAAGGTGGCCGGAGATGATTTCGACGAGGCAATTACCAGATATGTGAGGAAAAAACACAATCTGATGATTGGAGAGCGCACTGCAGAGGATATTAAGATTCAGATTGGAACTGTATATGCAACACCTCAGGCAAAGAGCATGGAGGTGAAGGGGAGAGATACCATTACCGGACTTCCCAAAAGCGTAACGCTGAATTCCGAAGAAATCCGGGAAGCTTTAAAGGATGCGTCTGCACAGATTATGGAAACTATACACAGCATTCTGGAAAAAACACCGCCTGAACTGGCGGCAGATGTGGCGGAAAGAGGCATTGTGCTTACCGGAGGAGGAGCGCTTCTGGGAGGACTGGAGGAGCTTATAGAAGAGGAAACAGGCATTAATACCATTGTGGCAGAGGAGCCAGCTCTTGCAGTGGCAATCGGTACCGGACAGTATATGGAGCTGATGAGCAAAATGAACGGCAGGCTGTAA
- the uvrA gene encoding excinuclease ABC subunit UvrA translates to MAVKMQARQFIKIRGANENNLKNLDVDIPRNELVVLTGLSGSGKSSLAFDTIYAEGQRRYMESLSSYARQFLGQMEKPDVESIEGLSPAISIDQKSTNRNPRSTVGTVTEIYDYFRLLYARIGTPHCPKCGREIRKQTVDQMVDHIMGLPERTRIQLLAPVVRGRKGTHAKLLEQARKSGYVRVQIDGNLYELSEEIKLDKNIKHNIEIVVDRLIVKEGIEKRLTDSIETVLNLAEGKLVVDTMDGNQINFSQNFACPDCGISIEEIEPRSFSFNNPFGACPSCFGLGYRMEFDVDLMIPDRSLSISQGAITVMGWQSCTDKGSFTRAILDALAKEYHFDLDTPFENYPQQIQDILIHGTNGREVKVYYKGQRGEGVYDVAFEGIVKNVERRYRETGSDTMKQEYESFMRITPCPSCKGQRLKPEALAVTIGGKNIYEVTSMSIENLQHFLLNLELTPTQQIIGEQVLKEIRARVGFLVNVGLDYLTLARATGTLSGGEAQRIRLATQIGSGLVGVAYILDEPSIGLHQRDNDKLLATLKHLRDLGNTLIVVEHDEDTMRAADCVVDIGPGAGEHGGNLVAIGTAEEIMKNPNSITGQYLSGKLQIPVPAVRRKPTGFLTIRKAAENNLKNIDVKIPLGVMTCVTGVSGSGKSSLVNEILYKSLARKLNRARIIPGKHKCIEGVEQLDKVIAIDQSPIGRTPRSNPATYTGVFDQIRDLFAATADAKARGYKKGRFSFNVKGGRCEACSGDGILKIEMHFLPDVYVPCEVCHGKRYNRETLEVKYKGKSIYDVLNMTVEEALEFFDHVPSIKRKIQTLYDVGLSYIRLGQPSTELSGGEAQRIKLASELSKRSTGRTIYILDEPTTGLHFADVHKLIEILQRLSEGGNTVVVIEHNLDVIKTADYIIDIGPEGGDKGGTVIAKGTPEQVATNPDSYTGQYVSKYLR, encoded by the coding sequence ATGGCAGTGAAAATGCAGGCAAGACAATTTATTAAGATAAGGGGAGCGAATGAGAACAATCTGAAGAATCTGGATGTGGATATTCCCAGAAATGAACTGGTGGTTCTTACCGGACTGAGCGGTTCCGGTAAAAGCTCTCTGGCATTTGATACCATTTATGCAGAAGGACAAAGACGATATATGGAGTCCCTGTCTTCCTATGCCCGTCAGTTTTTGGGACAGATGGAGAAACCGGACGTGGAGAGCATTGAGGGGCTTTCTCCGGCTATTTCCATTGACCAGAAGTCTACTAATAGGAATCCACGTTCTACAGTGGGAACAGTTACGGAAATCTATGACTATTTCCGACTGCTTTATGCCCGTATTGGTACCCCTCACTGCCCGAAATGCGGAAGAGAAATCAGGAAGCAGACCGTAGACCAGATGGTGGACCATATTATGGGACTGCCGGAAAGAACCAGGATTCAGCTCCTGGCGCCAGTAGTCAGGGGAAGAAAGGGAACTCATGCCAAGCTTTTGGAGCAGGCTAGAAAAAGCGGGTATGTGCGTGTGCAGATTGACGGAAATCTCTATGAACTCAGTGAAGAAATTAAGCTAGACAAAAATATTAAGCACAACATTGAGATTGTAGTAGACCGGCTGATTGTAAAGGAAGGAATCGAGAAGAGGCTCACGGATTCCATAGAAACCGTGTTAAACCTGGCAGAGGGAAAACTTGTGGTGGATACCATGGACGGAAATCAGATAAACTTCAGCCAGAATTTTGCATGTCCTGACTGCGGCATCAGTATTGAAGAAATAGAGCCCAGAAGCTTTTCCTTTAACAATCCCTTTGGTGCATGTCCTTCCTGCTTTGGCTTGGGGTACCGCATGGAATTTGATGTGGATCTGATGATACCGGACAGAAGTCTGAGCATTTCGCAGGGAGCAATTACAGTTATGGGTTGGCAGTCCTGTACAGATAAAGGCAGCTTTACCAGGGCAATTTTGGACGCTCTGGCAAAAGAATATCACTTTGATTTGGATACTCCTTTTGAGAATTATCCTCAGCAGATTCAGGACATTCTGATTCACGGGACCAACGGAAGGGAAGTAAAGGTCTATTATAAAGGTCAGAGAGGCGAGGGCGTTTATGATGTTGCCTTTGAGGGGATTGTAAAAAATGTGGAGCGTCGCTATCGGGAAACCGGTTCTGACACAATGAAGCAGGAATATGAAAGTTTTATGAGAATTACTCCCTGCCCCTCTTGTAAGGGACAAAGACTGAAGCCGGAGGCTCTGGCAGTGACAATAGGAGGAAAGAATATTTATGAGGTTACCTCTATGTCCATTGAAAATCTGCAGCATTTCCTGCTGAATCTGGAGCTGACACCCACCCAGCAGATAATTGGAGAGCAGGTATTAAAGGAAATCAGGGCAAGAGTGGGATTCCTGGTAAATGTAGGCCTGGATTATCTTACTTTGGCAAGAGCTACAGGAACGCTTTCCGGCGGAGAGGCGCAGAGAATCCGTCTGGCAACACAGATAGGTTCCGGGCTTGTAGGGGTTGCCTATATTTTAGATGAGCCAAGTATTGGTCTTCATCAGAGAGATAATGACAAGCTTCTGGCAACCTTGAAACATCTGCGAGATTTGGGAAATACGCTGATTGTAGTAGAGCATGATGAGGATACCATGCGGGCAGCAGACTGCGTGGTAGATATCGGACCTGGCGCAGGCGAGCATGGCGGCAATCTGGTTGCCATAGGAACGGCAGAGGAAATTATGAAGAATCCTAATTCCATTACCGGACAGTATTTAAGCGGAAAGCTGCAGATACCAGTTCCTGCTGTACGGAGAAAGCCAACGGGATTTTTGACGATTCGTAAGGCGGCAGAAAATAATTTAAAGAATATTGACGTAAAAATACCGTTGGGAGTGATGACCTGCGTAACCGGGGTTTCCGGTTCCGGAAAAAGTTCTCTTGTAAATGAAATTTTGTATAAAAGTCTGGCAAGGAAACTGAACAGAGCCAGAATCATTCCGGGAAAACATAAGTGCATTGAAGGTGTGGAGCAGTTAGATAAGGTCATTGCTATAGATCAGTCCCCGATTGGAAGAACTCCCAGGTCAAATCCGGCAACCTATACAGGTGTGTTTGACCAGATTCGTGATTTATTTGCTGCCACAGCAGATGCCAAGGCAAGAGGCTATAAAAAGGGAAGATTCAGCTTTAACGTAAAGGGTGGCAGATGTGAAGCCTGCAGCGGAGATGGTATCCTGAAGATTGAAATGCATTTTCTCCCGGACGTGTATGTTCCCTGTGAGGTCTGCCATGGGAAGCGGTACAACAGAGAAACCCTGGAAGTAAAGTACAAGGGAAAAAGTATTTATGATGTGCTGAATATGACAGTGGAAGAGGCATTGGAATTTTTTGACCATGTACCGTCTATTAAGAGGAAAATACAGACACTTTATGATGTGGGGCTTTCCTACATTCGTCTGGGACAGCCGTCCACGGAGCTTTCCGGAGGCGAAGCCCAGAGAATCAAGCTGGCTTCTGAGCTGAGTAAAAGAAGCACGGGAAGAACGATCTACATTCTGGACGAGCCAACTACAGGTCTGCATTTTGCAGATGTTCATAAACTGATAGAGATTCTGCAAAGACTTTCTGAGGGTGGAAATACTGTGGTAGTCATAGAACATAATCTTGATGTGATTAAAACCGCAGATTATATCATTGACATTGGACCGGAAGGAGGAGATAAGGGAGGAACTGTGATTGCAAAGGGAACACCGGAGCAGGTAGCAACCAATCCGGATTCTTATACAGGTCAATATGTGTCAAAATATTTGAGATGA